The Chloroflexota bacterium genome window below encodes:
- a CDS encoding phosphoribosylaminoimidazolesuccinocarboxamide synthase yields the protein MTLTESVIPGLTLLHRGKVRETYAVGEDRLLLVATDRLSAFDVVFEQPIPDKGRLLTALSAFWFRQLESLGPTHFLSTDADQLPPAACGPELAGRVTLARRAQRIDAECVVRGYLAGSGWAEYRASGEVGGHRLPGGLREADQLPEPIFTPSTKAEVGHDENITRQRLAEMVGAELARELEERSLALYRAGATRAAEVGLILADTKFEFGWIDGAVALIDELLTPDSSRFWDAGLYQPGSSPPSFDKQYVRDFVAGSGWNREPPAPRLPDEVIDGTRERYATAYERLTGETWRPGEGSA from the coding sequence ATGACGCTCACGGAGTCGGTGATCCCGGGGCTGACCCTGCTCCATCGCGGCAAGGTGCGGGAGACGTACGCCGTCGGCGAGGATCGTCTGCTGCTGGTGGCGACCGATCGCCTCTCCGCCTTCGACGTGGTCTTCGAGCAACCGATCCCCGACAAGGGGAGGCTCCTGACGGCGCTCTCGGCGTTCTGGTTCAGGCAGCTCGAATCCCTTGGCCCGACCCACTTTCTGTCGACCGATGCGGACCAGCTGCCGCCCGCCGCCTGCGGCCCGGAGCTGGCAGGTCGCGTCACCCTGGCGCGGCGCGCACAACGGATCGATGCCGAATGCGTCGTGCGCGGCTACCTGGCGGGGTCGGGCTGGGCCGAGTACCGGGCCAGCGGCGAGGTGGGAGGACATCGGTTGCCAGGGGGTCTGCGCGAGGCCGATCAGCTGCCCGAGCCGATCTTCACGCCCTCGACCAAGGCAGAGGTCGGGCATGACGAGAACATCACCCGCCAGCGGCTGGCCGAGATGGTGGGCGCCGAGCTCGCCCGCGAGCTGGAAGAGCGGTCGCTGGCCCTGTATCGCGCCGGCGCCACGCGGGCGGCCGAGGTGGGGCTGATCCTGGCCGACACGAAATTCGAATTCGGCTGGATCGATGGTGCCGTGGCGCTCATCGACGAGCTGCTGACGCCGGACTCGTCGCGCTTCTGGGATGCGGGACTCTATCAGCCGGGCTCCAGCCCGCCGTCGTTCGACAAGCAATACGTGCGCGATTTCGTGGCCGGATCAGGCTGGAACCGCGAGCCGCCAGCCCCCCGCCTGCCGGACGAGGTGATCGACGGGACGCGGGAGCGCTACGCCACGGCCTACGAGCGGCTGACCGGCGAGACGTGGCGCCCGGGGGAGGGATCGGCCTGA
- a CDS encoding MgtC/SapB family protein → MGGPARGAGGTALIPELGFRLELELVGRMAVGLVLGAVIGFERELHHQPAGFRTHSLVAVGSALFTIVSAYGFAGSAVDPTRIAAQIVSGIGFIGAGTILQHRGSVRGLTTAASLWSVAAVGMAAGAGMLAIATVGTLLILVVLSLLDRIEEFARRRLGIRAESPESIDERSADGRTQDLP, encoded by the coding sequence ATGGGAGGCCCGGCCAGAGGCGCAGGAGGCACAGCGCTGATCCCCGAACTCGGCTTCCGTCTCGAACTCGAGCTGGTGGGACGCATGGCGGTCGGCCTGGTCCTGGGGGCGGTGATCGGCTTCGAGCGCGAGCTGCACCACCAGCCTGCGGGGTTCCGGACCCATTCGCTGGTGGCGGTCGGATCGGCCCTCTTCACCATCGTCTCGGCCTACGGGTTCGCCGGATCCGCGGTCGACCCGACCCGCATCGCCGCCCAGATCGTGTCCGGGATCGGCTTCATCGGGGCGGGCACCATCCTCCAGCACCGCGGCAGCGTTCGCGGCCTGACCACCGCCGCATCGCTCTGGTCGGTGGCGGCCGTGGGCATGGCGGCCGGGGCGGGGATGCTGGCCATCGCGACGGTGGGCACGCTCCTGATCCTGGTGGTCCTCTCGCTCCTCGACCGCATCGAGGAATTCGCTCGGCGGCGCCTGGGGATCCGAGCCGAATCGCCTGAGTCGATTGACGAGCGGTCGGCCGACGGCCGAACCCAGGACCTGCCATGA
- a CDS encoding diguanylate cyclase has protein sequence MLRLIRALGFMAPIPVVLLAMVGFSVAVVADAHQRFTFSALTILAGAAGATVVALACYTYFGLRLGHVAAALEASLTSDQPVRLRVAGTRAERRLARAFNAASGAFVQVEARAAHDRLTGVVNRETLLTTLASEIERASRHHKWLSVAFIDIDRFKPINDTYGHHTGDAVLQEIASLIGDNIRGSDLFGRYGGEEFMLILPETTPEEATVLAEHLRQLVMDHPLSTAPGQGLKVTISIGVAGDVGSQLQADRLVDQADAAMYAAKSLGRNRTYRYRAVDDNAPVRRAPISAERRAAATAIGQWASDTAAEALASVLAPQPQHGGQPSDLIATLATGMALQMGLSQDEIERIRIASLLHDLGKLAVPLEILDKRSSLSDHEWQAIGEHPRIGQVILEQASSLREAVPTVLHHHEHFNGGGYPHGLRGKEIPLGARIVAVADAYHAMIQDRPYRNARDHAHALAEVRANAGTQFDPEVVDVFCEVFADGVPPDGLQEVYNLHERARDGLHRLNPPTDAGGRPNVSRRVRPPRARPADAPVEATETPAGYREQSP, from the coding sequence ATGCTTCGACTCATCAGGGCGCTCGGATTCATGGCTCCGATCCCCGTCGTCCTGTTGGCGATGGTTGGCTTCTCGGTCGCGGTCGTCGCGGACGCGCATCAGCGCTTCACCTTCAGCGCGCTGACCATCCTGGCAGGGGCAGCCGGCGCGACAGTCGTCGCGCTCGCCTGCTACACCTACTTCGGACTCCGGCTGGGTCACGTCGCCGCAGCCCTGGAGGCAAGCCTCACCAGCGATCAACCGGTCCGGCTGCGCGTGGCGGGCACCCGTGCGGAGCGACGCCTGGCGCGCGCCTTCAATGCCGCCAGCGGCGCATTCGTGCAGGTCGAGGCGCGTGCCGCCCACGATCGCCTGACGGGCGTCGTCAACCGCGAGACGTTGCTCACCACTCTCGCCTCCGAGATCGAGCGAGCGTCGCGCCATCACAAGTGGCTGTCGGTCGCCTTCATCGACATCGACCGCTTCAAGCCGATCAATGACACCTACGGCCACCACACCGGGGACGCGGTGCTGCAAGAGATCGCCAGCCTGATCGGCGACAACATCCGCGGCAGCGACCTCTTCGGCCGCTATGGCGGCGAGGAGTTCATGCTGATCCTGCCGGAGACGACCCCCGAGGAGGCGACCGTCCTGGCGGAGCACCTGCGCCAGCTGGTGATGGACCACCCTCTCAGCACCGCCCCGGGCCAGGGTCTGAAAGTCACCATCAGCATCGGCGTAGCTGGCGACGTGGGGTCGCAGCTGCAGGCCGATCGGCTGGTCGACCAGGCCGATGCGGCGATGTACGCCGCGAAGTCACTCGGCAGGAACCGGACCTACCGCTATCGGGCGGTCGATGACAATGCCCCCGTCCGCCGCGCACCGATCTCGGCCGAGCGGCGCGCAGCCGCGACGGCGATCGGCCAGTGGGCCAGCGATACGGCAGCGGAGGCGCTGGCATCGGTCCTGGCGCCACAGCCACAGCATGGCGGGCAGCCGTCCGACCTGATCGCCACGCTGGCGACCGGGATGGCGCTCCAGATGGGACTGTCGCAGGACGAGATCGAGCGGATTCGCATCGCCAGCCTCCTCCACGATCTCGGGAAGCTGGCAGTGCCGCTCGAGATCCTGGACAAGCGGAGCTCCCTGTCTGATCACGAATGGCAGGCGATCGGCGAGCACCCGCGCATCGGGCAGGTGATCCTGGAGCAGGCGTCATCGCTGCGTGAGGCGGTCCCCACCGTCCTCCATCACCACGAGCACTTCAACGGTGGCGGCTATCCGCACGGGCTGCGCGGCAAGGAGATCCCGCTCGGCGCCCGCATCGTGGCGGTCGCCGATGCGTATCACGCCATGATCCAAGACCGACCCTATCGCAACGCGCGGGATCACGCCCACGCCCTCGCCGAAGTGCGGGCCAACGCAGGGACCCAGTTCGATCCCGAGGTCGTCGACGTGTTCTGTGAGGTCTTCGCCGATGGGGTGCCGCCCGACGGCCTGCAGGAGGTCTACAACCTGCATGAGCGGGCTCGCGACGGGCTCCATCGGCTCAATCCGCCAACCGATGCAGGCGGCCGCCCGAACGTCAGCCGACGGGTCCGCCCGCCCCGCGCCAGGCCTGCGGACGCGCCGGTCGAAGCTACCGAGACGCCGGCCGGATATAGGGAACAGAGTCCCTAG
- the purQ gene encoding phosphoribosylformylglycinamidine synthase subunit PurQ: MSRAPRVAVLVFPGTWSDRDFAHVAGLVGWDARMVWHTEVDLGDADAVVLPGGFAHGDHLRTGAIARFSPVMPAVEAFAAAGGAVLGSCNGFQILTEAGILPGVLLRNDHLQFRCDWQPLRVEGATGPWLGELHAGETIRLPISHGEGRYYAEAPVLDELEATGRVVLRYADGDGTVTPDGNPNGSLRSIAGIVNERGNVLGLMPHPERAAEAEVGGTDGLRILRALDAWLVMQPAAAERRL; the protein is encoded by the coding sequence GTGAGTCGCGCGCCGCGCGTCGCCGTCCTCGTCTTTCCGGGGACCTGGAGCGACCGCGACTTCGCGCACGTCGCCGGCCTCGTCGGCTGGGACGCGCGGATGGTGTGGCACACCGAGGTCGACCTCGGCGACGCGGATGCGGTCGTGCTTCCGGGCGGCTTCGCCCACGGCGACCATCTGCGGACCGGGGCGATCGCTCGCTTCTCCCCGGTGATGCCCGCGGTCGAGGCCTTCGCCGCGGCAGGTGGGGCCGTCCTTGGCTCCTGCAACGGCTTCCAGATCCTCACCGAGGCCGGGATCCTGCCGGGGGTCCTGCTGCGGAACGACCACCTGCAGTTCCGCTGCGACTGGCAGCCGCTGCGGGTCGAGGGGGCCACCGGTCCCTGGCTCGGCGAGCTGCACGCGGGCGAGACGATCCGCCTGCCGATCTCGCACGGTGAGGGTCGCTACTACGCCGAGGCGCCGGTCCTCGACGAGCTCGAGGCGACGGGTCGTGTCGTGCTGCGCTATGCCGATGGGGACGGGACCGTGACCCCCGACGGCAACCCCAATGGCTCGCTGCGATCGATCGCCGGGATCGTCAACGAGCGCGGCAACGTGCTCGGCCTGATGCCCCACCCGGAGCGCGCGGCCGAGGCCGAGGTGGGCGGAACCGACGGTCTCCGGATCCTGCGCGCTCTCGACGCGTGGCTGGTCATGCAGCCGGCAGCGGCGGAGCGTCGGCTATGA
- the purF gene encoding amidophosphoribosyltransferase, whose product MRRTALPAPEFEAGPHLRELPRYEPHGPREECGVVGVYAPGLPVAHLVALGLHALQHRGQESAGIAVSDGSQLTLHKRLGLVGQVFDEETLARLEADQDGAPGGHAARLAIGHTRYSTTGSNSLPNVQPVYAASELGELMLGHNGNLTNATWLRDELTEQGIEFVTASDTEVLAKLIAHAPGRSWAQRVEHAFHRASGAYTFTMLTGQSLVAARDPVGFRPLALGRLHDAAGRPSGWAIASESVGLDAMGATFVRDVEAGEILTIDEEGVHASRPGVSAEASDARERLCVFEFVYLARPDSVIGGRLLYEARLRMGRRLAIEQPADADLVIPVPDSAVPAAIGYAEQSGLPFREGLIKNRYVGRTFIQPGQTSREASVRLKFNPLPEVLAGKRVVVVDDSIVRGTTTGPIVAMLRRAGAREVHVRIHSPQMRYPCYMGVDTGRRAELIAANLGLDGIRQQIGADTLGYLSQEGLLAAVGGDERRHCTACFDGNYPVDVPLDVDKFALERG is encoded by the coding sequence GTGCGACGGACCGCCCTGCCGGCTCCTGAATTCGAGGCGGGACCACACCTCCGCGAGCTGCCGCGGTACGAGCCGCATGGGCCCAGAGAAGAGTGCGGCGTGGTCGGGGTCTACGCCCCCGGACTGCCGGTTGCGCACCTGGTGGCACTCGGGCTGCACGCGCTCCAGCATCGGGGACAGGAGTCGGCCGGGATCGCGGTCTCCGATGGATCCCAACTCACGCTGCACAAGCGGCTCGGGCTGGTCGGCCAGGTCTTCGACGAGGAGACCCTCGCCCGGCTGGAGGCCGATCAGGATGGGGCTCCGGGTGGGCACGCGGCGCGCCTGGCGATCGGACACACCCGCTACAGCACGACCGGTTCGAACAGCCTGCCGAACGTGCAGCCGGTCTACGCCGCGAGCGAGCTGGGGGAGCTCATGCTCGGGCACAACGGCAACCTGACCAACGCGACCTGGCTGCGCGACGAGCTGACCGAGCAGGGGATCGAGTTCGTGACCGCCAGCGACACGGAGGTGCTGGCCAAGCTTATCGCGCACGCCCCCGGGCGAAGCTGGGCGCAGCGGGTGGAGCACGCTTTCCATCGCGCCTCGGGTGCATACACCTTCACCATGCTTACCGGCCAGTCGCTGGTGGCGGCGCGCGACCCGGTTGGCTTTCGCCCGCTGGCGCTCGGCCGGCTGCACGACGCCGCCGGGCGGCCTTCCGGCTGGGCAATCGCGTCGGAGAGCGTCGGCCTCGACGCGATGGGTGCCACGTTCGTGCGTGACGTCGAGGCGGGCGAGATCCTGACGATCGATGAGGAAGGGGTGCACGCGTCGCGGCCGGGGGTGAGTGCCGAGGCGAGCGACGCACGCGAGCGGCTGTGCGTCTTCGAATTCGTCTACCTGGCCCGTCCGGACAGCGTCATCGGCGGCCGCCTCCTGTACGAGGCCCGCCTGCGGATGGGTCGGCGCCTGGCGATCGAGCAGCCCGCCGACGCCGATCTCGTGATCCCGGTCCCGGATTCCGCCGTCCCGGCCGCCATCGGCTATGCGGAGCAATCCGGCCTGCCGTTCCGCGAAGGGCTGATCAAGAACCGATACGTGGGTCGTACCTTCATCCAGCCCGGGCAGACCTCCCGCGAGGCGTCGGTCCGACTGAAGTTCAACCCGCTGCCCGAGGTCCTGGCCGGCAAGCGGGTGGTGGTGGTCGACGACTCCATCGTGCGCGGAACGACGACCGGGCCGATCGTCGCCATGCTGCGGAGGGCCGGAGCACGCGAGGTGCACGTCCGGATCCACTCGCCGCAGATGCGATACCCGTGCTACATGGGGGTGGACACGGGCCGTCGTGCGGAGCTGATCGCTGCCAACCTGGGGCTCGACGGGATCCGGCAGCAGATCGGTGCCGACACGCTCGGCTACCTGTCACAGGAAGGGCTGCTGGCGGCGGTCGGCGGCGATGAGCGTCGGCACTGCACCGCCTGCTTCGACGGCAACTACCCCGTCGACGTGCCACTCGACGTCGACAAGTTCGCGCTCGAGCGCGGCTGA
- the purS gene encoding phosphoribosylformylglycinamidine synthase subunit PurS, translating to MRWLAEVHVRLRPGIADPEGQTIAGGLRSLGFEDVAEVRAGKLLRVMFEAADRASAEAAVAQMCSRLLANPVMETADWELTVDESVAVGIES from the coding sequence ATGCGCTGGCTGGCGGAGGTCCATGTCCGGCTGCGGCCGGGGATCGCTGACCCGGAGGGACAGACCATCGCCGGCGGGCTGCGCTCGCTCGGCTTCGAGGATGTGGCTGAGGTGCGCGCCGGCAAGCTGCTCCGAGTCATGTTTGAGGCTGCTGACCGCGCGAGCGCGGAGGCGGCCGTGGCGCAGATGTGCAGCCGGCTGCTCGCCAATCCGGTCATGGAGACGGCCGACTGGGAGCTGACCGTCGACGAGTCCGTGGCGGTGGGCATCGAATCGTGA
- the purL gene encoding phosphoribosylformylglycinamidine synthase subunit PurL: MASLTVEGEPQRVSIAAPVERHGLTEAEYGLVVNALGREPNPVELGMFGAMWSEHCAYKHSRPLLSGLPSGGERVLVGPGENAGVLDIGDGLAVVFKVESHNHPSAVEPYQGAATGVGGIIRDIFTMGARPIALLNSLRFGPLAPAEDASLRTDEAAATRNRYLLGGVVAGIAGYGNCIGIPDVGGEIGFDASYNGNPLVNAMCVGIARHEEITLARAAGPGNALLLVGASTGRDGIQGASFASATLGEDRDERRPAVQVGNPFLEKLLMEACLKLSSSDSVVAMQDLGAAGLTCALAELSARGGCGAEVDLDLVQRREPGMTPYEVLLSESQERMLLVVRAGDEASVQAVFEPYDLHAVVIGRVIGEPVVRAVAGGGLVCEVPGRALADDAPRYTPPAAPAFNLALRRAERLDELAAEIPTADTLLELVASPNARSRKPIWQRYDHMNGTNTLVGPGAGDAALLRVKGTRRAIALSLDGPGRIGALDPRLAGIAAVVEGALNVACSGATPIGITNCLNFASPERPDGYWELAEAVAGMAEACVALGLPIVSGNVSLYNETPDGPILPTPVIGTVGLLDDRSRAIPMRWSEGDEIWLLGAPAWDASALAASELAWRRGRFGGAPSLDLAAAVRLVALLRHLGAHGMLAGAHDISVGGLGVAITRLAIASGVGATVALPPEAASLPTAGLLGERGGRVLVAVNPGSAGAVAGAAKAAGVPVGRLGTAEGLSLSLAVGGVRLNLELDQLRAAWSTAF; this comes from the coding sequence GTGGCGAGCCTGACGGTCGAGGGCGAGCCGCAGCGCGTGAGCATCGCAGCGCCCGTGGAGCGCCACGGGCTGACCGAGGCCGAATACGGGCTGGTGGTCAATGCGCTCGGCCGCGAGCCGAACCCGGTCGAGCTCGGCATGTTCGGCGCCATGTGGAGCGAGCACTGCGCCTACAAGCACTCTCGGCCCCTGCTGAGCGGCCTGCCGTCAGGTGGCGAGCGGGTGCTCGTCGGCCCGGGTGAGAACGCCGGCGTCCTCGACATCGGCGATGGGCTGGCGGTCGTCTTCAAGGTCGAGTCGCACAACCACCCCAGCGCGGTGGAGCCCTACCAGGGCGCGGCGACCGGGGTGGGCGGCATCATCCGCGACATCTTCACGATGGGGGCGCGTCCGATCGCCCTCCTCAACTCGCTCCGCTTCGGTCCGCTCGCCCCAGCCGAGGACGCCAGCCTGCGCACCGATGAGGCGGCTGCCACCCGGAACCGCTACCTCCTGGGTGGGGTCGTGGCCGGGATCGCCGGCTACGGCAACTGCATCGGCATCCCCGATGTCGGCGGAGAGATCGGCTTCGATGCCTCCTACAACGGCAACCCGCTTGTGAACGCGATGTGCGTGGGGATCGCGCGACACGAGGAGATCACCCTGGCCCGGGCGGCCGGCCCGGGCAACGCGCTGCTCCTGGTGGGAGCCTCGACCGGCAGGGATGGAATCCAGGGAGCGAGCTTCGCATCAGCCACGCTCGGGGAGGATCGGGACGAGCGCCGGCCGGCGGTCCAGGTCGGGAACCCATTCCTGGAGAAGCTGCTGATGGAGGCCTGCCTAAAGCTTTCCTCCTCCGATTCGGTCGTGGCGATGCAGGATCTCGGGGCGGCCGGCCTGACCTGCGCGCTGGCCGAGCTGTCGGCGCGCGGTGGCTGCGGCGCCGAGGTGGACCTGGACCTGGTCCAGCGCCGGGAGCCGGGGATGACGCCGTACGAGGTCCTGCTGAGCGAGTCGCAGGAACGGATGCTCCTGGTCGTCCGGGCCGGGGACGAGGCGTCCGTCCAGGCGGTCTTCGAGCCATACGACCTCCACGCGGTGGTCATCGGTCGGGTCATCGGCGAGCCCGTGGTCCGCGCCGTGGCCGGTGGCGGCCTGGTGTGTGAGGTGCCCGGTCGCGCCCTGGCCGACGACGCCCCGCGCTACACGCCACCGGCAGCTCCAGCTTTCAACCTGGCGCTGCGCCGGGCTGAACGGCTCGACGAGCTGGCCGCCGAGATCCCAACCGCCGACACCCTGCTCGAGCTGGTGGCGAGTCCCAACGCGCGCAGCCGGAAGCCGATCTGGCAGCGCTACGACCACATGAACGGGACGAACACGCTGGTCGGACCGGGGGCCGGCGACGCGGCACTCCTCCGCGTCAAGGGCACGCGCCGCGCGATCGCGCTGTCGCTGGATGGGCCTGGGCGCATCGGTGCGCTTGACCCGCGACTTGCCGGGATCGCCGCCGTGGTCGAGGGTGCGCTGAACGTCGCCTGCAGTGGCGCGACTCCGATCGGGATCACCAACTGCCTCAACTTCGCCTCGCCGGAGCGACCCGACGGCTACTGGGAGCTTGCCGAGGCGGTGGCAGGCATGGCCGAGGCGTGCGTTGCGCTTGGGCTGCCCATCGTGTCGGGCAACGTCAGCCTCTACAACGAGACGCCAGACGGACCGATCCTGCCCACCCCCGTCATAGGCACGGTGGGTCTGCTCGACGACCGGTCGCGCGCGATCCCGATGCGCTGGAGCGAGGGCGACGAGATCTGGCTGCTCGGCGCGCCGGCGTGGGACGCTTCGGCGCTCGCCGCGTCGGAGCTCGCCTGGCGGCGCGGCCGCTTTGGCGGGGCCCCCTCGCTCGACCTTGCCGCGGCGGTGAGGCTGGTGGCGCTGCTGAGGCATCTCGGCGCCCACGGCATGCTGGCCGGAGCGCACGACATATCGGTCGGGGGCCTGGGCGTGGCCATCACTCGGCTGGCGATCGCCTCGGGCGTGGGAGCCACGGTTGCGCTCCCGCCGGAAGCGGCGTCGCTGCCGACCGCCGGCCTGCTCGGGGAGCGGGGCGGCCGTGTGCTGGTGGCGGTGAATCCGGGGTCAGCGGGGGCCGTGGCCGGCGCGGCGAAGGCGGCGGGCGTTCCGGTCGGACGGCTCGGCACGGCCGAAGGTCTCAGCCTGAGCCTTGCGGTCGGCGGCGTGCGGCTGAACCTGGAGCTCGATCAGCTGCGGGCAGCCTGGAGCACGGCCTTCTAG
- the purM gene encoding phosphoribosylformylglycinamidine cyclo-ligase — MGQSYRAAGVNVDEAQRAVDLIARAAATTATPAVMGGVGGFGSLFRFDPRTHPDPVLVASTDGVGTKLKLAIALDRYDSIGIDLVHHCLNDIAVQGADPLFFLDYLAVGRLRAEVAAQIVTGIANACAAAGVALVGGETAELPDLYRGDDFDLAGFIVGVVAAADVIDGSLVREGDILLGLPSSGLHTNGYSLARRIFGEDDWSRTAPGLERTIGEALLEPHRSYLDEIRILRRALRAAGGDTLAFAHITGGGWVDNIPRTLPPGLGVAVELGSWQVPLIFSLIQERGDIADDEMVRAFNLGIGLTCVVHPEHETVARDALPEASRVGTVVSAAPGSARVTFA, encoded by the coding sequence ATGGGGCAGAGCTATCGGGCCGCGGGAGTCAACGTCGACGAGGCTCAGCGCGCGGTTGACCTGATCGCGCGCGCCGCGGCGACGACGGCGACCCCGGCGGTGATGGGTGGCGTCGGGGGCTTCGGCAGCCTCTTTCGCTTCGACCCGAGAACGCATCCCGACCCCGTGCTGGTGGCATCGACCGATGGCGTCGGCACCAAGCTGAAGCTGGCCATTGCCCTGGATCGCTATGACAGCATCGGGATCGACCTGGTCCATCACTGCCTCAATGACATCGCCGTGCAGGGGGCCGATCCGCTCTTCTTCCTCGACTATCTCGCCGTCGGGCGGCTGCGCGCAGAGGTGGCCGCCCAGATCGTGACCGGCATCGCCAACGCGTGCGCGGCCGCCGGGGTCGCGCTCGTTGGCGGGGAGACGGCCGAGCTGCCGGACCTGTACCGCGGCGACGACTTCGACCTTGCCGGCTTCATCGTCGGGGTGGTGGCCGCGGCCGACGTGATCGACGGCTCGCTGGTGCGCGAGGGCGACATCCTCCTGGGCCTGCCGTCGAGTGGCCTGCACACCAACGGCTATTCACTCGCGCGTCGGATCTTCGGCGAGGACGATTGGTCCCGAACGGCGCCGGGGCTGGAGCGGACAATCGGCGAGGCGCTGCTCGAGCCGCATCGGTCCTATCTCGACGAGATCAGGATCCTGCGTCGCGCGCTGCGTGCGGCAGGCGGGGACACCTTGGCCTTCGCGCACATCACGGGCGGTGGCTGGGTGGACAACATTCCACGGACCCTTCCCCCCGGCCTGGGCGTCGCGGTCGAGCTGGGGTCGTGGCAGGTCCCGCTCATCTTCAGCTTGATCCAGGAGCGCGGCGACATCGCCGACGATGAGATGGTGCGCGCCTTCAACCTGGGGATCGGCCTCACCTGCGTCGTTCATCCGGAGCATGAGACGGTCGCCCGCGACGCGTTGCCCGAGGCCAGTCGTGTCGGCACGGTGGTGAGCGCGGCGCCGGGGTCGGCGCGCGTCACCTTCGCATAG
- the purN gene encoding phosphoribosylglycinamide formyltransferase produces MRLGILVSGRGSNLEAVLDAIASGRLPGVEPAMVIANRPGIRALEVAARRGVPWRLLVRNDFPSARARDEAIGRALVESACDVALLAGFDQVLRASYFAAFGGRTINIHPSLLPRHGGHGMVGLAVHAAVLAAGEAETGVTIHDVTPSLDAGPAILQVRLPVVPGESATDLAERVLEVEHRALVEVLAQLSGSMTAASPAPIRARR; encoded by the coding sequence ATGCGCCTCGGCATCCTGGTATCGGGGCGCGGCTCGAACCTCGAGGCGGTCCTGGACGCCATTGCCTCCGGGCGACTCCCGGGGGTCGAGCCGGCCATGGTGATCGCCAACCGGCCGGGGATCCGGGCGCTCGAGGTGGCTGCCCGCCGTGGCGTTCCGTGGCGGCTCCTGGTGCGGAACGACTTCCCGAGTGCCAGAGCGCGTGATGAGGCGATCGGTCGCGCGCTGGTGGAGTCGGCGTGCGACGTGGCGCTGCTGGCCGGCTTCGACCAGGTCCTGCGGGCCTCATATTTTGCTGCGTTTGGCGGTCGCACCATCAACATTCACCCCTCGCTGCTTCCTCGACACGGCGGCCACGGGATGGTCGGGCTCGCGGTGCACGCCGCCGTCCTGGCCGCGGGCGAGGCCGAGACCGGAGTCACCATCCACGATGTGACGCCGTCCCTCGACGCCGGGCCGGCGATCCTGCAGGTCCGGCTACCGGTCGTTCCCGGAGAGTCGGCGACGGACCTCGCGGAGCGTGTGCTGGAGGTCGAGCACCGGGCGCTGGTGGAGGTGCTGGCGCAGCTATCTGGTAGCATGACCGCCGCGTCGCCAGCGCCGATCCGCGCGCGGCGGTAA
- a CDS encoding zinc ribbon domain-containing protein has translation MQDDERDHRDAAAEQPAEPAEPPPPAEPAELATEAADQPGEPVAEAQPGLAPSEAEAWVVPPPQTPSNPDVIPAHPVPATPLSEGTVCPRCGTDNRPGIAFCRACGQRLMAPGAPAAVERPTPPEGTQACPRCGTHNRAGVAFCQNCGANLRPADAAAEPAPTTAPTPEAPRRAILGPIVLLIGAAGLLMGWLLPFAFGGASLWDRSYGAPGGYGIGFWQGYPDGQISETAYFGLAAPVPILVGLLVILAGAGLLRAAPGRVQRIAVLVALAWGLGLVALFLVVELLGGPGGDMVQVLRALSPGGIIFLLAGLIVAIGTLTRLWRA, from the coding sequence ATGCAGGATGATGAGCGGGACCACCGCGACGCAGCGGCCGAGCAGCCCGCTGAGCCCGCTGAGCCGCCCCCGCCCGCTGAGCCGGCCGAGCTGGCCACGGAGGCGGCCGATCAGCCGGGTGAGCCGGTAGCGGAAGCGCAGCCAGGCCTGGCGCCGAGTGAGGCCGAGGCATGGGTCGTCCCACCACCACAGACCCCTTCCAATCCCGACGTGATCCCCGCGCATCCCGTGCCGGCGACGCCGCTCAGCGAGGGGACGGTCTGCCCGCGTTGCGGCACCGACAACCGGCCAGGGATCGCCTTCTGCCGCGCCTGCGGCCAGCGCCTGATGGCCCCGGGCGCTCCCGCCGCGGTTGAGCGCCCCACTCCTCCGGAGGGGACGCAGGCCTGCCCTCGCTGCGGAACCCACAATCGCGCCGGCGTCGCCTTCTGCCAGAACTGCGGCGCGAACCTCCGACCCGCCGACGCAGCGGCCGAGCCCGCACCGACCACGGCTCCGACCCCCGAGGCCCCGCGGCGGGCCATCCTCGGCCCGATCGTGCTCCTGATCGGGGCGGCTGGCCTGCTGATGGGCTGGCTGCTCCCCTTTGCATTCGGAGGCGCGTCGCTCTGGGACCGCTCGTATGGTGCGCCGGGCGGTTACGGCATCGGCTTCTGGCAGGGCTACCCCGACGGCCAGATCAGCGAGACCGCCTACTTCGGGCTGGCAGCTCCCGTCCCGATCCTGGTCGGGCTCCTGGTGATTCTGGCCGGGGCCGGACTGCTGCGGGCCGCGCCCGGCAGGGTTCAGCGCATCGCCGTGCTGGTGGCGCTCGCCTGGGGGCTGGGACTGGTTGCCCTCTTCCTGGTGGTCGAGCTGCTCGGCGGACCGGGCGGCGACATGGTCCAGGTCCTCCGCGCCCTGTCGCCGGGCGGGATCATCTTCCTGCTGGCCGGACTGATCGTCGCCATCGGCACCCTGACCCGCCTGTGGCGAGCCTGA